In one window of Frigoriglobus tundricola DNA:
- a CDS encoding DUF2330 domain-containing protein → MNRLPCAVALLAIAVWIASRPGDAAGCGGAYRPGERVDVADETALIVWDARTHTQHFIRRATFLSTGYDFGFLVPTPNRPELAESSDDLFTELAELTAPKVEYRTVNGLGLACGGGSAPSPDGGRFLPSGGVVVLEQKRVGGFDAAVLAFRPGTKNDPAAGAAELAAWLKSNDYVFTPGLLAWLEPYVRDGWVVTAFKIAGEPKPQDTPAPKSGSAPTGKTAINLGARPVRMSFKTDRPFFPYREPEDQRDEQAKSVPRLLRVFVAAPSRFAGKLGDGTKAWPGKTVWAGPVETPQWGDVFRHAQMTKAPVTDGWWLTEFEDRSMPRPGTDEVYFEPSPDLSPVYRRPAIVTVERTPVWLGVLCCGTPVAFLVLCLVGLRRLVRSK, encoded by the coding sequence ATGAACCGTTTGCCCTGCGCCGTGGCCCTGCTCGCGATCGCCGTGTGGATCGCGAGTCGGCCCGGCGACGCGGCCGGGTGCGGCGGCGCGTACCGGCCCGGCGAGCGCGTGGACGTGGCCGACGAAACGGCCCTCATCGTCTGGGACGCCCGGACCCACACGCAGCACTTCATCCGCCGGGCGACGTTCCTCAGCACCGGCTACGATTTCGGGTTCCTGGTGCCGACGCCCAACCGCCCCGAGTTGGCCGAATCGAGCGACGATCTCTTCACGGAATTAGCCGAGCTCACGGCGCCAAAGGTCGAGTACCGCACGGTCAACGGCCTCGGTCTGGCCTGTGGGGGCGGCAGCGCCCCGTCACCGGACGGCGGGCGGTTCCTGCCCAGCGGCGGGGTCGTGGTGCTGGAACAGAAGCGCGTCGGCGGCTTCGACGCCGCGGTGCTGGCGTTCCGACCCGGCACGAAGAACGACCCGGCCGCCGGCGCGGCCGAACTGGCCGCGTGGCTGAAAAGCAACGACTACGTGTTCACACCGGGGCTCCTCGCGTGGCTGGAGCCCTACGTGCGGGACGGTTGGGTGGTGACCGCGTTCAAAATCGCGGGCGAACCGAAGCCGCAGGACACGCCCGCGCCGAAATCGGGCTCGGCCCCGACCGGGAAGACCGCGATCAACCTCGGCGCGCGGCCGGTGCGGATGTCGTTCAAGACCGACCGGCCGTTCTTCCCGTACCGCGAGCCGGAAGATCAGCGCGACGAGCAAGCGAAGTCCGTACCACGACTGCTGCGGGTGTTCGTTGCGGCTCCGAGCCGGTTCGCGGGCAAGTTAGGCGATGGCACGAAAGCGTGGCCCGGAAAGACGGTGTGGGCCGGACCAGTGGAAACGCCGCAGTGGGGGGACGTGTTCCGGCACGCGCAGATGACCAAAGCACCAGTAACGGACGGGTGGTGGCTGACCGAGTTCGAGGACCGGTCGATGCCCCGACCCGGTACCGACGAGGTGTACTTCGAGCCGTCTCCGGACCTGTCGCCGGTGTACCGCCGGCCCGCCATCGTTACCGTTGAACGCACCCCGGTGTGGCTGGGCGTGCTATGTTGTGGAACACCCGTCGCGTTCCTCGTGCTGTGTCTGGTCGGCCTCCGCCGGCTGGTCCGCTCCAAGTGA
- a CDS encoding DUF2330 domain-containing protein — protein sequence MNRFSFALVVALAAGALAAVPDDATGCAAVVHLHNGQRVDTADESALIVWDEKTKTEHFVRRASFRSTGYDFGFLVPTPNRPHLDVASDDLFGDLATITAPKVERREVVTEVEREFSLGCAAEKKSFMYVGSAVKPPSDGVQVLEQKRIGNYDVTVLAFHHSDGDTPEGGARLLGEWLAKHGYERSPAIDKWLAKYVRDQWCITAFKIAAPDKPNETKPPAGRHDLQAKPVRMSFRAEKPFYPYREPEPEPGVQPSGESRFLRVFFAAQGRYAGQLGDGSKAWPGQTVWAGPGEEASWAGVFQKAKLSDAPKDGKPVASPKAADGWWLTEFEDRSSPRPGIDEVYFEPSADQSPVARAPIIVETARTVEVTPWRHVAVYFGVPAVLVGFLVWRRFQRG from the coding sequence ATGAACCGCTTTTCGTTCGCGCTCGTGGTGGCGCTGGCCGCGGGGGCACTCGCCGCGGTTCCCGACGACGCGACCGGGTGCGCCGCTGTGGTTCACCTCCACAACGGGCAGCGTGTGGATACGGCCGACGAGAGCGCGCTCATCGTCTGGGACGAGAAGACCAAGACGGAACACTTTGTCCGCCGCGCCAGCTTCCGCAGCACCGGATACGACTTCGGCTTCCTCGTCCCCACGCCCAACCGGCCCCACTTGGACGTGGCGAGCGACGATCTGTTCGGCGACCTCGCCACGATCACGGCCCCGAAAGTGGAACGCCGCGAAGTGGTGACGGAGGTGGAGCGAGAGTTCTCACTCGGCTGCGCAGCGGAGAAGAAATCCTTCATGTACGTCGGGAGCGCCGTCAAGCCGCCAAGCGACGGCGTACAGGTACTGGAGCAGAAGCGCATCGGCAATTACGACGTGACCGTCCTCGCGTTCCACCACAGCGACGGCGACACCCCCGAGGGCGGCGCTCGACTGCTGGGAGAGTGGCTCGCCAAGCACGGTTACGAGCGGTCGCCGGCCATTGACAAGTGGCTCGCGAAATACGTGCGGGACCAGTGGTGCATCACCGCGTTCAAGATCGCGGCGCCGGACAAGCCCAACGAGACGAAGCCGCCCGCCGGTCGTCACGATTTGCAAGCCAAGCCCGTTCGCATGTCGTTCAGAGCCGAGAAGCCGTTCTACCCGTACCGCGAGCCGGAGCCGGAACCGGGCGTGCAGCCGTCCGGCGAGTCGCGTTTCTTGCGGGTGTTCTTCGCGGCACAGGGGCGGTACGCGGGTCAGCTCGGCGACGGGTCGAAGGCGTGGCCGGGGCAGACCGTGTGGGCCGGACCGGGGGAGGAAGCCAGTTGGGCCGGGGTGTTCCAGAAGGCGAAACTCAGCGACGCCCCGAAGGACGGTAAGCCGGTCGCGAGCCCGAAGGCAGCGGACGGGTGGTGGCTGACCGAGTTCGAGGACCGGTCGTCGCCGCGGCCGGGTATCGATGAGGTGTACTTCGAGCCGTCCGCGGACCAGTCGCCGGTGGCGCGTGCCCCGATCATCGTCGAAACGGCGCGGACGGTTGAGGTGACACCGTGGAGGCACGTGGCGGTGTACTTCGGCGTGCCGGCCGTGCTCGTCGGGTTTCTGG